The segment TGGAGCGAGCGAGCTCCATCGTCAAGCTCCATGGCCTTCCCTCTCAGAAAATCCTCCAGAGGGCCCGCTTGGCGGGGGAGGAGATTGCCCGCATTGCGCGGGAACGCGACATCGATATGATTATCTTGGGGATCCGATCCGATCCGGGCCTGAAAGGAGAGCTGCTGGGAAGAACGTCGGATATCATCTTACGGCACTCTCCGTGCGAGGTGGTCATCGACAAGCTGCCGAAGGAGAGTTGATCGGGAGCGCCGATCGATCGACGGCGTCCCTGAATGTTTCCCCTTTGACTTCGAAGGACAAACGATTATACTCTAGACAGAATAGAATGAGGGTGCAATGAACATCATAATTCTCGGCTCGGGCCGATTGGGCTCCCGTCTCGCCAACTCCCTGGTGCAAAAAGGACATAAGATCGTCATCGTCGATGCGGAGGAGACGAAGTTTAAGAATCTGGAGGAGCACGAAAAGATTCAGCGGGTCAGCGGAAATATCTTCAACGAGGAGACGGCGAGCCTCGTCTTCTCCGAGCAGGCCGACGTCTTCATCGCCGTCACCGGAAGTGACAATGTAAACCTAATGGTCGCCCAAGCGATGCAAAAAAAATACAAAATTCCCAGGGTCCTTATTCGCGTCTTCGATCCCACCCTCTCCTCGGTCTACCATGATCTCGGTATGGAAACGGTCTGTCCGACGAATTTTGCGTTGCAGGAGATGTTGAAGACCCTGGAGAAGGGGGTCTGACATGTATATCATCGTCGTCGGAGGGGGAAAGGTCGGCTACAACCTGACAAAGCTCCTTTTGGCAGAGGAACATGAAGTCCTCTTGATTGAAAAAGACAAAACAAAGACGCCGGGGCTGTCCAGGGAATTCGGGGAAGCGCTGATGGAGGGAAACGGCTCTCGGGTCAGTGTTCTGAGGGAAGCGGGGGCCAATCGCGCCGATGTGCTGGTCGCCGTCACCGGCGCCGACGAGGACAACCTCGTCATCTGTCAGGTCGCCAAAGCGGTCTTTAAATGCCCCCGGACGATCGCCCGGGTCAATGATCCGATGAACGAATCGCTCTTCTCCGCGTTGGGAATCGACGCCACCGTCAGCTCCACCCGACTGATTGATTCGCTGATTGAGGAGCAGGTGAAGGCGGAGGACATGGTCATCCCGCTGGTGACCCTTCGCGCCGGGAACGTTGAAATTATTGAAGTCGATCTCTCACGCTCTTCTCACTTCATGGGAAAGAAGGTGAGGGAAATCCAGCTCCCCGAAGGGTCGATCTTTATCTCCATCATCCGCGGGGATGAAATTATCATTCCAAAGGGAGAGACCGAGCTCATCCCGGGCGACAAAGTCGTGGCATTGGTCCGGAAAGAGGCGGAACAAGCCCTCCGGGAAATGCTCTAGCCGACGGCATGGCGCGTCCGCCCTCTCTCAGGCCCCAGGCCGATTCCCTCGGCGTCTCTGCAGCGCCTTGACCCGCCCCGATTCCCCTTGACAGGATCACCAGGGATTCGTTACCATCCCTAGACTCAACGATGAAGATCGCAATCGCCTCCGACCACGCCGGATTTGGCCTTAAAAGCCGCATCATCCGCTACCTGACCGAAAAGAAGGTGGAAACCCTCGATTTGGGAACCCACAGCCGCGATTCGGTCGATTATCCGGATTATGCGACGCGGGTCGCTGAATCGGTTTCCAAAGGGGAGGTCGACCGCGGCATCTTGATCTGCGGCACCGGGATCGGCATGTCGATTGCGGCGAATAAATTCCAAAGGGTCCGCGCCGCCCTCTGCCACAACGATGCCACTGCGGAGGCCAGCCGACGCCACAACGACGCCAATATCCTGGTATTGGGAGAGCGGGTCCTCGACGAAGAAAAAGCGATCGAGATTCTTCGGATCTGGCTCACGACCGAATTCGAGGGGGGACGGCACCAAAACCGGCTCGATAAAATTCAATCGATTGAGGCCTCTCAGCAGACGGAACCCCGGTCTTCCGAAGGGTATTAATGGCCTTCCAAAACAGCCTGGCGAAAATCTTTTCGAACGAATAGGGTAGGAATCGATATGAGCGAAGGGAAGGATTTAAGTTTAAAAGAGGTCGACCCCGAAGTCGCAGAGGCGATCCTCCAAGAATCGAAACGGGAAGACGACAAGATCGTCTTGATCGCTTCGGAGAATCACGTCAGCCGGGCCGTCTTGGAGGCGCAGGGCTCGGTGATGACCAACAAATATGCCGAAGGCTATCCAGGGCGGCGCTACTACGGCGGCTGCCAATATGTCGATGTGGTCGAATCGCTCGCCATCGAGCGGGCCAAGCGGCTCTTCGGCGCCGAGCATATCAATGTACAGCCCCATTCCGGCTCCCAGGCGAACATGGCGGTCTACTTCGCGATGCTCAAGCCGGGCGACACGATTCTCGGGATGAGCCTCGCCCATGGCGGGCACCTGACCCACGGCAGCCCGGTGAATTTTTCGGGAATGCTCTACCGGGTCGTCTCCTACGGCGTCCGGAAGGAGACCGGCCGGATCGATTATGAAGAGGTCGCGGCGACCGCCGAGCGGGAGCGGCCGAAGATGATCGTCGTCGGCGCCTCCGCCTATTCGCGCATTCTGGATTTCCCCAAATTCAGAGAGATCGCCGATCGGGTCGGCGCGACGTTGATGGTCGACATGGCCCATATTGCCGGGCTGGTGGCGGCAAAAGCCCATCCCTCTCCGGTCCCCTACGCCGATTTCGTCACGACGACCACCCACAAGACATTGCGCGGCCCCCGCGGCGGCATGATCCTCTGTCGCGAGCAATATGCCAAGGCGATTGACAAGGCGATCTTCCCCGGCATTCAAGGAGGCCCGTTGATGCATGTCATCGCCGCAAAGGCGGTCGCCTTTAAGGAAGCGCTGACCGATGAATTCGCCGTCTACCAAAAACAGATCGTCGCCAACGCCGCCGCCCTGGCGAGTGGATTGATCTCCCGAGGCTATCAGATCGTCTCCGGCGGAACCGACAATCACCTGATGCTCGTCGATCTGAGCCAACAGGGAATTACCGGGAAAGAGGCGGAAGAGGCGCTCGACCTCGCCGGAATCACGGTCAACAAAAATGCCGTTCCTTTCGACGAACGCCCGCCATCGCAGGCGAGCGGCATCCGGCTCGGTACCCCGATTGTGACGACGCGCAAAATGAAGGGGAAAGAGATGGATGAAATCGCCTCTTTCATCGACACCGTTCTTCGCCACCGGAAAGAGGAGACGGTGTTGGGGCAGATCCGGCAACAGGTCCAGTCGCTCTGCAAACGCTTTCCACACTAAGGGGCGGATGGGGATGAGCGCTTGACCCCAACCGTCCGCCACAGGGATTCGTCGTGCAATGTCCGTTCTGCAGTCATGTGGAAGATAAGGTGGTCGACTCCCGCCTGAGCAAAGAGGGGGAGGTGATCCGGCGGCGTCGGGAGTGCCTTCATTGCCAACGGCGCTTCACCACCTATGAGCGGGTCGAAGAGATCTTTCCGATGGTGATCAAAAAAGACGGCCGGCGCGAGCCGTTCGATCGGCAAAAGATCTTCGCCGGCCTCAAGAAAGCGTGCGAGAAGCGGCCGGTCAGCATCGACCTGCTGGAGTCGGTCGTCACCCGGATTGAGAAGAAGATCCAAGAGCGGGGGGAGAGCGAAATCGAAAGCCGCATCGTCGGCGAAGAGGTCATGCGACAGCTGCATGGGATCGACCAGGTCGCTTATGTCCGGTTCGCCTCTGTTTATCGTGAATTCAAAGATGTCGGCCAATTCCTCTCCGAGCTGAAGAACCTCCTCAACGAGCAGGGACAAGAGAAACAGGGGGTCGCAGAGGGAAACAAAGGATAAGGAAGATTTAAGAACGTCAGCACGGATTGAATTCGAGTTGAAATAAAAAGGGATGGAGCCTGCACTCCATCCCTTTTTATTTTCCCGGCAGGCCGTTTAGAATTAGGAAAAGAGGAGCACCCCGATCAAAACCGCGACGAGGTTGATCACTTTGATCATCGGGTTGATCGCCGGACCGGCGGTGTCTTTATAAGGGTCGCCGACCGTATCGCCGGTGACCGCCGCCTGGTGCGCCGGGCTCTTCTTTCCGCCGTAATGTCCTTCTTCAATATACTTCTTCGCATTGTCCCAGGCCGCCCCGCCGGAGGTCATCGAGATCGCCACGAAGAGACCGGTGACGATGCTTCCGACCAATACCCCGCCGAGCGCCTTCGGGCCGAGGATCACCCCGACGACGAGCGGAACCAGCACCGGAATGAGGGAGGGGACCATCATCTTCTGGATCGCCGCAATCGTCACGATGTCGACGCACCGCGCATAATCGGGCTTCCCGGTTCCCTCCATGATCCCTTTGATCTCTCGAAACTGCCGTCGGACCTCTTCGACGATCGCGCCGGCCGCCTGTCCGACCGCCTTCATCAGAAAAGCCCCGAAGAGAAAGGGAAGCATCCCGCCGATAAAGAGGCCGACCAGGACGAGCGGATCGGAGAGATCGAAGACCATCGCCGTTCCCCCCTTCGATACGGAACGGGTGTACTCCGAGAAAAGAACAATCGCGGCGAGCCCGGCGGAGCCGATCGCATATCCTTTGGTCACCGCCTTGGTGGTGTTTCCGACGGCGTCGAGCGGATCGGTGACGTTCCGGACCGCTTCTCCCATGTTCGCCATCTCGGCGATTCCCCCCGCATTGTCGGTGATCGGGCCGAATGAGTCGATCGCGACG is part of the Candidatus Manganitrophaceae bacterium genome and harbors:
- the rpiB gene encoding ribose 5-phosphate isomerase B, which translates into the protein MKIAIASDHAGFGLKSRIIRYLTEKKVETLDLGTHSRDSVDYPDYATRVAESVSKGEVDRGILICGTGIGMSIAANKFQRVRAALCHNDATAEASRRHNDANILVLGERVLDEEKAIEILRIWLTTEFEGGRHQNRLDKIQSIEASQQTEPRSSEGY
- a CDS encoding NAD-binding protein, whose product is MYIIVVGGGKVGYNLTKLLLAEEHEVLLIEKDKTKTPGLSREFGEALMEGNGSRVSVLREAGANRADVLVAVTGADEDNLVICQVAKAVFKCPRTIARVNDPMNESLFSALGIDATVSSTRLIDSLIEEQVKAEDMVIPLVTLRAGNVEIIEVDLSRSSHFMGKKVREIQLPEGSIFISIIRGDEIIIPKGETELIPGDKVVALVRKEAEQALREML
- a CDS encoding TrkA family potassium uptake protein, producing MNIIILGSGRLGSRLANSLVQKGHKIVIVDAEETKFKNLEEHEKIQRVSGNIFNEETASLVFSEQADVFIAVTGSDNVNLMVAQAMQKKYKIPRVLIRVFDPTLSSVYHDLGMETVCPTNFALQEMLKTLEKGV
- the nrdR gene encoding transcriptional repressor NrdR yields the protein MQCPFCSHVEDKVVDSRLSKEGEVIRRRRECLHCQRRFTTYERVEEIFPMVIKKDGRREPFDRQKIFAGLKKACEKRPVSIDLLESVVTRIEKKIQERGESEIESRIVGEEVMRQLHGIDQVAYVRFASVYREFKDVGQFLSELKNLLNEQGQEKQGVAEGNKG
- a CDS encoding serine hydroxymethyltransferase: MSEGKDLSLKEVDPEVAEAILQESKREDDKIVLIASENHVSRAVLEAQGSVMTNKYAEGYPGRRYYGGCQYVDVVESLAIERAKRLFGAEHINVQPHSGSQANMAVYFAMLKPGDTILGMSLAHGGHLTHGSPVNFSGMLYRVVSYGVRKETGRIDYEEVAATAERERPKMIVVGASAYSRILDFPKFREIADRVGATLMVDMAHIAGLVAAKAHPSPVPYADFVTTTTHKTLRGPRGGMILCREQYAKAIDKAIFPGIQGGPLMHVIAAKAVAFKEALTDEFAVYQKQIVANAAALASGLISRGYQIVSGGTDNHLMLVDLSQQGITGKEAEEALDLAGITVNKNAVPFDERPPSQASGIRLGTPIVTTRKMKGKEMDEIASFIDTVLRHRKEETVLGQIRQQVQSLCKRFPH